The following are encoded in a window of Lentisphaera araneosa HTCC2155 genomic DNA:
- a CDS encoding DUF1501 domain-containing protein, with product MDRRQFLKYTGFAGATMMSSPLTAAGTPNPEFLLKSAKAKRVIFLTMSGGMSQFESFDNKPVLKKYDGKKMPMEYLKGQQLAQLQAQKEILCYGPQFKFNKHGQSGLEISELFPHLGSVADELAIVKSAYTEQINHDPAISMLNAGTFLNGRPSMGAWVNYALGSGSKDLPGFVVLESVKGRNPQPLYARLWNNGFLDSVFQGVKFNSKGDTVYYVKNPNGVDRVRQGQLIKTINKLNRFSSSHMDDDEISTRIQQYEMAHRMQSSIPDLMDMSKEPAQIADIYGCKPGDGSFASNCLMARKLAERGVRFIQLYHRGWDHHDGIRKYMPICAEAVDQGTAALIKDLKQRDMLKDTLIVFAGEFGRTPMSQTTKKTGHAGRDHHMKSMSYFMCGGGIKGGVSVGETDELGYKPVEDAHHIRDMHATMLHLLGINHKKLTVRFQGLDNRLTGVEEAHLIKKVLA from the coding sequence ATGGATAGAAGACAGTTTTTAAAATATACCGGCTTTGCTGGAGCCACGATGATGAGTTCACCTTTGACTGCAGCAGGAACTCCTAATCCAGAATTTTTACTGAAGAGTGCGAAAGCCAAAAGAGTAATTTTCCTGACGATGTCCGGTGGCATGTCTCAATTTGAAAGTTTTGATAATAAACCCGTTCTCAAAAAATATGATGGCAAAAAAATGCCTATGGAGTACTTAAAAGGGCAGCAATTAGCTCAGCTTCAGGCGCAGAAAGAAATCCTCTGCTATGGACCTCAGTTCAAATTCAATAAGCACGGCCAATCGGGCCTAGAAATCTCTGAGCTCTTTCCTCATTTGGGTTCTGTTGCCGATGAATTAGCCATTGTAAAATCAGCGTATACAGAACAAATCAATCACGATCCTGCCATTAGTATGCTCAATGCGGGGACTTTTCTCAATGGTCGTCCGAGCATGGGCGCTTGGGTTAATTATGCTTTAGGAAGTGGGTCCAAAGATCTTCCAGGTTTTGTCGTTCTTGAATCAGTCAAAGGACGTAACCCACAACCCCTCTATGCTCGTCTGTGGAACAATGGCTTCCTCGATAGCGTTTTTCAGGGGGTGAAGTTCAACTCAAAAGGAGATACGGTTTATTACGTTAAGAATCCCAATGGAGTCGATCGCGTGCGTCAGGGACAATTGATTAAAACGATTAATAAACTCAATCGTTTTTCTTCAAGTCACATGGATGACGACGAAATCTCCACTCGAATCCAACAATACGAAATGGCTCATAGAATGCAAAGTAGTATTCCCGATCTCATGGACATGAGTAAAGAGCCTGCTCAAATTGCCGATATTTACGGTTGCAAGCCAGGTGATGGTTCCTTCGCTTCGAATTGCCTCATGGCTCGCAAGCTCGCCGAACGTGGGGTTCGTTTTATACAGCTCTACCACCGTGGTTGGGATCATCATGATGGCATTCGCAAGTATATGCCAATTTGTGCAGAAGCAGTGGATCAGGGTACAGCCGCATTAATTAAAGACCTCAAACAGAGAGATATGTTGAAAGATACACTCATTGTCTTTGCGGGAGAATTTGGGCGTACGCCCATGTCGCAAACGACAAAAAAGACGGGTCATGCTGGTCGTGATCACCACATGAAATCAATGTCATACTTTATGTGTGGTGGCGGGATTAAAGGCGGGGTTTCTGTTGGTGAAACAGATGAACTCGGTTACAAGCCAGTTGAGGATGCTCATCATATTCGCGATATGCATGCCACAATGCTTCATCTACTCGGTATCAACCACAAAAAGCTCACGGTACGTTTCCAAGGTCTCGATAATCGCCTCACAGGTGTGGAAGAAGCTCACCTGATTAAGAAAGTTCTTGCGTAG
- the lexA gene encoding transcriptional repressor LexA gives MKGLTDRQQETLDFIEDFTAREGMAPTIYEIAERFNIKSATSFAHVRALQRKGYLTRSSKARSMTVTNTTTRPRNLSFMLSIPMLGRISAGMPLMAEENVEREIQIDPASFQGLRADGRLFALLVNGESMRDAGILDGDSIIVKQQDNANAGDIVVAMVHGDTTVKQLFFTNGKIELRPCNDEFQTQFYEPAEVYIQGKVVALQRTL, from the coding sequence ATGAAAGGCTTAACTGATCGTCAACAAGAAACACTCGACTTCATCGAAGACTTCACTGCTCGCGAAGGCATGGCACCGACAATATATGAAATTGCTGAACGCTTCAATATTAAATCCGCAACGAGTTTTGCTCACGTGCGTGCACTGCAAAGAAAGGGTTATTTAACTCGTAGTAGTAAAGCACGAAGCATGACCGTGACTAATACAACTACTCGTCCGCGCAACTTATCTTTTATGCTGAGCATTCCCATGCTCGGTCGCATTTCTGCAGGCATGCCACTTATGGCAGAAGAGAATGTGGAAAGAGAAATCCAAATTGACCCCGCCTCCTTCCAGGGCTTACGTGCAGATGGTCGCCTTTTTGCTCTCTTGGTCAATGGCGAGAGTATGCGCGATGCGGGCATTCTCGATGGTGACTCAATTATTGTCAAACAGCAGGACAATGCCAATGCAGGTGACATAGTGGTTGCTATGGTTCATGGTGATACCACTGTAAAGCAACTCTTTTTCACCAATGGTAAAATTGAATTACGTCCTTGCAACGATGAGTTCCAAACGCAGTTCTATGAGCCTGCAGAAGTTTATATCCAAGGTAAAGTTGTGGCGCTACAACGCACGCTATAA
- a CDS encoding protein adenylyltransferase SelO: MTDPLTSSSKENITSFDDFIRLADYSLMDKLNADPDAKPNGENHHAREVFSGHYVPVTPTPLPNPEYISHSSTLFEELGLSNDMAHNKEFCQMFSGDLSVAREPMRPYGWATGYALSIYGREYTHQCPFRTGNGYGDGRAISIIELVSKGKRWEMQLKGSGTTPYCRGGDGRAVLRSSVREFLAQEYMHALGIPTSRSLSLYVSKSETVSRPWYSEDSGSINPDIHVDNPVAISTRVAPSFLRVGQVELFARRARSHAHPEVLEELRMIVTHLIDREYKQEIDQSDPFADQVLELAKLFSLRLSSLVAHWLRIGFCQGNFNSDNCPAGGYTLDYGPFGFCEVFDPEFQPWTGGGNHFEFFNQHAAAEKNFHMFYTALCTLLGDDPQALEKLEQVRADFSELIKNEIKKMWEAKLGLKTFNAELFSQLMALMMNTKVDYTIFFRELSHIPEDVSALEKSFYIPASKDLLEQWQTWLKTWRELVSENGDLSEISEQMKGVNPKYAWREWLVVPAYEQAAKGDYSLVKELQEVLLKPYEEQSKEIEEKYYRLKPKEFFNTGGVSHYSCSS; this comes from the coding sequence ATGACAGACCCATTAACATCGTCTAGCAAAGAAAATATCACATCCTTCGACGACTTTATTCGTTTAGCAGACTACTCCCTCATGGATAAGTTAAATGCCGATCCTGATGCCAAGCCAAATGGCGAAAACCACCATGCTCGTGAAGTCTTTTCAGGACACTATGTACCGGTCACTCCTACCCCACTCCCAAACCCCGAATATATAAGTCATAGTTCTACTTTGTTTGAAGAACTCGGACTCAGTAATGACATGGCCCACAATAAAGAGTTCTGTCAAATGTTTTCTGGTGATCTATCTGTAGCTCGTGAACCTATGCGTCCATATGGCTGGGCAACGGGCTATGCCCTTTCGATCTATGGCAGAGAATACACACATCAATGCCCCTTTCGTACTGGCAATGGCTATGGCGATGGGCGAGCCATCTCAATCATTGAGTTAGTTTCTAAGGGCAAGCGCTGGGAAATGCAGTTAAAAGGCAGTGGAACGACACCTTATTGCCGTGGTGGTGATGGTCGTGCGGTCTTGCGTTCAAGTGTACGCGAGTTCCTCGCCCAAGAATACATGCATGCACTAGGCATTCCCACATCCCGTTCTTTAAGCCTCTATGTATCGAAATCAGAAACGGTTAGTCGTCCTTGGTATTCCGAGGATTCTGGTTCCATCAACCCCGATATACATGTGGATAATCCAGTAGCGATTTCTACTCGTGTGGCACCCTCTTTTCTACGCGTTGGTCAAGTGGAACTCTTTGCCCGTCGTGCTCGAAGCCATGCCCATCCCGAGGTCCTCGAAGAGTTACGCATGATTGTCACTCATTTGATTGACAGAGAATATAAGCAAGAAATCGATCAATCAGACCCCTTTGCAGATCAAGTTCTTGAATTAGCCAAACTCTTTAGCCTTCGTCTCAGCTCCTTAGTGGCCCATTGGCTCCGCATTGGTTTTTGCCAGGGCAATTTCAATAGTGATAATTGCCCCGCTGGTGGCTACACACTCGACTATGGTCCCTTTGGTTTTTGTGAAGTTTTTGATCCCGAATTCCAGCCTTGGACTGGTGGTGGTAATCACTTTGAATTCTTCAACCAACACGCCGCTGCAGAAAAGAATTTCCACATGTTTTACACGGCTCTTTGTACCCTTCTTGGCGATGATCCCCAAGCACTCGAGAAACTCGAACAAGTCCGTGCCGACTTCTCGGAACTCATTAAAAATGAGATCAAGAAGATGTGGGAAGCCAAACTCGGCCTTAAGACCTTCAATGCTGAATTGTTTAGCCAGTTAATGGCACTGATGATGAATACTAAAGTCGATTACACAATCTTTTTCAGAGAACTCTCCCATATCCCCGAGGACGTTTCTGCCTTAGAAAAAAGCTTCTATATTCCCGCGTCTAAAGATCTTCTTGAGCAATGGCAGACTTGGCTCAAAACTTGGCGTGAACTTGTTTCTGAGAATGGTGACCTAAGTGAAATCTCCGAACAAATGAAAGGAGTGAACCCCAAGTACGCTTGGCGTGAATGGTTAGTCGTGCCAGCCTACGAACAAGCGGCGAAAGGGGATTACTCCTTAGTTAAAGAGCTTCAAGAAGTCTTGCTCAAGCCTTATGAAGAGCAATCTAAAGAAATTGAAGAGAAGTACTACCGCCTCAAACCGAAAGAATTCTTCAATACCGGTGGAGTCTCGCACTACAGCTGCTCATCGTAA
- a CDS encoding LamG-like jellyroll fold domain-containing protein → MNFETKVKHLVSALLDDKITREEGEQLDKLLQESEEARKIYRRMVDMDIALQETSEFEAPFKDLPQPEEMPEKFRATRFQLHVFQAIAASLLIALVITFTESSPEVDKREVAKSIPQTVKTEEIVLARIIEMSSNVNWQSEPYLIGDDLFAEKLVLTEGSVLIKYENGAEIKLEAPVSYELRSLSYAKIDYGDLAARIPQAAQGFTVDSPRASVVDLGTEFSMKVDKNGETQVFVFEGEVETSLIGEDGNTFKNARLSANEGVVINDDLSLIKDQSKTSSFVRINTGENPTIGILDKYVEEVKNDQPVAYWRFEEGREHVNEASELFPLSFENSLAPENGVLSFKEGSDHYFQVNSPIHGINANGYTVEFWLNPDEYRSQMSLLSFVLPDQPTWHLLYTSLTGEKDGLKHSPFNVRMSSRFPANNGSGVNCFSNQAFMTRQWSHYVFVKDSQNLSIYINGELANTVKTSLGSDNQAYQLCFGRIDSERSMRYYIGQLDELAIYNYPLEADQIKGHFEAQVK, encoded by the coding sequence ATGAATTTCGAAACAAAAGTTAAACATCTAGTTTCAGCCCTTCTGGATGATAAGATCACAAGAGAAGAGGGCGAGCAACTGGATAAACTCCTTCAGGAAAGCGAAGAAGCTAGGAAGATTTATCGTCGCATGGTGGATATGGATATCGCCCTTCAGGAAACATCTGAATTTGAAGCTCCATTTAAGGACTTACCTCAGCCAGAAGAAATGCCGGAAAAATTCAGAGCCACACGCTTTCAGTTGCATGTTTTTCAGGCTATTGCAGCCAGTTTGCTCATAGCTTTAGTCATTACCTTTACTGAATCATCACCAGAAGTGGATAAAAGAGAAGTAGCTAAAAGCATTCCACAAACAGTAAAAACTGAAGAAATTGTTTTGGCACGAATTATTGAAATGAGTTCTAATGTGAATTGGCAGAGCGAGCCGTACTTAATTGGCGATGACTTATTTGCTGAGAAACTTGTTTTGACTGAAGGTTCAGTACTTATAAAATATGAGAATGGTGCAGAAATCAAACTTGAGGCACCCGTAAGTTATGAGCTTAGGTCATTGAGCTATGCAAAGATTGACTATGGTGATTTAGCTGCCAGGATTCCGCAAGCTGCTCAGGGCTTTACAGTTGATTCTCCGCGAGCATCAGTTGTTGATTTAGGAACTGAATTCTCAATGAAAGTGGATAAAAATGGCGAAACCCAAGTTTTTGTTTTTGAGGGAGAAGTTGAAACATCCCTCATTGGCGAAGATGGCAACACTTTTAAAAATGCGCGACTTAGTGCAAACGAAGGTGTCGTGATAAATGATGATTTGAGTTTGATAAAAGATCAGTCAAAAACTTCAAGTTTTGTGCGAATTAATACTGGAGAAAACCCCACTATTGGGATTTTAGATAAATATGTGGAAGAGGTAAAAAATGATCAACCTGTAGCTTACTGGCGTTTTGAAGAAGGAAGAGAGCATGTGAACGAAGCTAGTGAATTATTTCCCCTAAGTTTTGAAAATAGTCTGGCTCCAGAAAATGGCGTCTTGAGTTTTAAAGAGGGTTCTGATCATTACTTCCAGGTAAATTCTCCCATTCATGGCATCAATGCAAATGGCTATACGGTTGAATTTTGGCTTAACCCAGATGAGTACAGAAGTCAAATGTCATTATTATCTTTTGTTCTCCCTGATCAACCTACCTGGCATTTACTTTACACCTCTCTGACGGGTGAAAAAGACGGCTTGAAACACTCACCTTTTAATGTTCGAATGTCCAGCCGCTTCCCAGCTAATAATGGTTCCGGGGTGAATTGTTTTTCTAATCAAGCTTTTATGACTCGGCAGTGGAGTCATTATGTTTTTGTGAAAGACTCTCAAAACCTTTCAATTTATATAAACGGTGAATTAGCTAATACGGTTAAAACAAGCTTGGGTTCAGATAATCAAGCTTACCAACTATGTTTTGGGCGAATCGACTCTGAAAGAAGTATGAGATATTATATTGGGCAATTGGATGAACTGGCTATTTACAACTACCCCTTGGAAGCTGATCAAATTAAGGGGCATTTTGAAGCTCAGGTGAAATAG
- a CDS encoding DUF4114 domain-containing protein, with protein MQNKIKVSLLILSSIIAGNAQAEGTISPYQSIDRPFGLDIVGQVYTAASDTDSIDFQTNYLPEIQEIVQNNLASGVALSTDAVTSLALDPTKLNLNYDSDIRVYFVSEGAGYHNSLGYNPDGNGINTGNPQLIFPDASSLNWHNSEAYPLNVGDYVELGNFSAGTDLDFFLIGNGANGGSHIYSTDTDTNPDGLQHVVSFALEDSSYLFLGFEDLYNGGDKDYDDLLFAVDIGTANVQELIENSALVPEPEEVLIMCIFLIFLGKYLIQNHRDILFKNMQYS; from the coding sequence ATGCAAAATAAAATAAAGGTAAGCTTACTTATCTTATCATCAATTATAGCTGGAAACGCCCAAGCAGAGGGAACTATATCTCCCTATCAATCAATTGACAGACCTTTTGGCTTAGATATTGTGGGTCAAGTATATACTGCTGCTTCAGATACCGACTCAATTGATTTTCAAACTAATTATTTGCCTGAAATCCAGGAAATAGTACAAAACAACCTAGCTTCCGGTGTTGCTTTAAGTACAGACGCAGTTACAAGCTTGGCTCTGGATCCGACAAAACTTAATTTGAATTATGATTCCGACATACGTGTTTATTTTGTTAGTGAAGGTGCTGGATACCATAATAGTCTAGGTTATAACCCTGATGGCAATGGAATAAATACAGGTAATCCACAACTCATATTCCCAGATGCTAGTAGCTTAAATTGGCATAATAGCGAAGCTTATCCATTAAATGTAGGTGACTATGTAGAATTAGGTAATTTTAGCGCAGGTACAGATTTGGATTTTTTCTTGATTGGTAATGGTGCAAATGGTGGTTCTCACATCTACTCAACAGATACGGACACTAATCCAGATGGATTACAACATGTTGTAAGTTTTGCATTAGAAGATTCGTCCTATCTTTTTCTTGGTTTTGAAGATCTATATAATGGTGGTGACAAAGATTATGATGATTTACTTTTTGCCGTTGATATTGGTACCGCTAACGTACAAGAATTAATTGAAAACTCTGCTTTAGTTCCTGAGCCAGAAGAGGTTTTAATCATGTGCATATTCTTGATTTTTCTTGGGAAGTATTTAATTCAAAACCATAGAGACATTTTATTTAAAAATATGCAATACTCCTAA
- a CDS encoding NAD(P)-dependent oxidoreductase: MAHPLSSTIAWFKLIAITKMTMDLLAPFNLNKVAVSRSLSETGCAKYDVSKVTMEEAFENACIISNHLHDHEDNKGVINYDLLVKMRYGVTIFNENNIIQI; the protein is encoded by the coding sequence GTGGCACACCCGTTATCGTCTACAATTGCTTGGTTTAAGCTTATCGCTATCACAAAAATGACGATGGACCTCCTCGCTCCATTCAACTTAAATAAAGTGGCTGTTTCTCGCTCACTCAGCGAAACGGGCTGCGCAAAGTACGATGTGAGTAAAGTGACTATGGAAGAAGCTTTTGAGAACGCCTGTATTATTTCTAATCACCTTCACGATCATGAAGATAACAAAGGTGTGATCAATTACGACTTGCTCGTCAAAATGCGCTATGGTGTCACTATATTTAATGAAAACAACATTATTCAAATATGA
- a CDS encoding DEAD/DEAH box helicase, with protein MSFEQLNFPDYLSRAVDNLNFSEATDIQAKAIPLIQEGKDLLAESQTGTGKTLAFSFPLIERINTLPPKKKKISILGLVLVPTRELALQVEKAFTNYAEFSLRPIKTATLIGGENIDGQIRKLRMGLDVLIATPGRIIELINLGEVRLVELEMLILDEADKMLDLGFADELKELLEALPKKRQNLLFSATLPQKVQQLAEEFLNAAVELRISRDQITGDNIEQRVIEVDANLRRQVLQKLFKDEQWKHTIIFVSSKRSAFNLANKLKKAGIQAQDFHGDLTQDERIKVLKRFQNKDFPILIATDIAARGIDISKLSHVINYDLPRSPMDYVHRIGRTGRAGQKGVAISFINPATEDHFKTIQKQAGIKLEKERIEGFDQITPVEVKQAKGPIKGKRKSKKDKLREKKDKSSS; from the coding sequence ATGTCCTTCGAGCAACTGAATTTCCCTGACTACCTAAGCCGAGCAGTCGACAATCTTAATTTTAGTGAAGCTACTGATATACAGGCGAAAGCCATACCTCTCATTCAAGAAGGCAAGGATCTTTTAGCTGAATCTCAAACAGGTACAGGCAAAACATTGGCCTTCTCTTTTCCTTTAATCGAACGCATCAATACGCTTCCTCCCAAAAAGAAAAAGATCTCCATTTTAGGTTTAGTTTTAGTTCCGACGCGTGAACTAGCACTTCAAGTGGAAAAAGCTTTCACGAACTATGCTGAATTTTCTCTGCGTCCCATTAAAACTGCCACGCTGATTGGTGGTGAGAATATTGATGGTCAAATCCGCAAGTTGCGCATGGGCTTAGATGTTCTCATTGCGACTCCAGGTCGCATTATTGAATTGATTAACTTAGGCGAAGTTAGACTCGTTGAACTCGAGATGCTCATTCTCGATGAAGCCGATAAAATGCTTGACTTGGGCTTTGCAGATGAATTAAAAGAACTCTTAGAGGCCCTACCGAAAAAGCGTCAAAACTTACTTTTTTCTGCAACACTACCGCAAAAGGTTCAGCAGCTCGCCGAAGAATTTCTTAACGCAGCTGTAGAACTTCGCATAAGTCGAGATCAGATCACTGGTGATAATATTGAACAACGCGTCATTGAAGTGGATGCCAATTTACGTCGTCAAGTTTTACAGAAACTCTTTAAAGATGAGCAATGGAAACACACCATCATTTTTGTTTCGAGTAAACGCTCGGCTTTTAACTTGGCCAACAAACTCAAAAAAGCGGGTATCCAAGCGCAAGACTTTCATGGTGACCTCACTCAGGATGAGCGCATCAAAGTCTTGAAACGTTTTCAAAACAAGGACTTCCCTATTCTCATTGCCACTGATATTGCTGCTAGAGGTATTGATATCAGCAAATTGAGCCACGTGATTAATTACGATTTGCCGCGTTCACCCATGGATTATGTTCACCGTATTGGTCGTACGGGACGCGCTGGGCAAAAAGGCGTGGCGATTTCATTTATTAATCCAGCAACTGAAGATCACTTTAAAACTATCCAGAAGCAAGCTGGAATTAAATTAGAGAAAGAACGCATTGAAGGATTTGATCAAATCACTCCTGTTGAAGTGAAGCAAGCTAAAGGTCCTATTAAGGGTAAACGCAAAAGCAAAAAAGATAAACTCAGAGAGAAGAAAGATAAGTCCTCATCATGA
- a CDS encoding PSD1 and planctomycete cytochrome C domain-containing protein, with protein sequence MLKKNTLVIAVLSSTAIFAGDKLPEKVSFNEHIRPIFSSTCFNCHGPDEHEAKAHLQLHSFEAATQERHYTSRSGKKKSAYPAIIPGKPDESMVWERIISDDEDEVMPPADFHHTLTDRDKALVKKWIEQGAEYQDHWAYEAVEKTEGEIEPSHIDKLVVKKIHEKGFAKRNEMDEKNVLIRRLSLDLRGMLPTVAELKAFENDQSANAWGKLVESFLASSAYGERLAVHWFDLVRYSNSVGFHGDQELKSAPYRDYVIKALNDNMPYDQFTREQLAGDLLPNPSQDQLIASAYNRLNKVTKEGGAQAGEYLAKYAADRVSNLSAVWLGSTLECAECHNHKYDPFTAKDFYTMSAFFADIKQEGVYSGGNNNKFKPEIILFNGEDEGNYKKALAQLKKFKKKSPEYKKQEKLVKELKAKGTVCVITERQKPRVTRVFPRGNWMDTSGEVVQPAVPHFLKQIDKEGRANRLDLANWLCSDANPMAARAFVNRIWELYFGRGISGNTHDLGSQGEFPDNPELLDYLASHFAKDWDIKKVIKAIVMSETYSLSTKSSEQMKEQDPYNRYLARQSILRLDAEFIRDSSLQISGLLNTKIGGRNIMPYQPQGYYSSMNHNPFRYKAEKGEEQYRKAVYMHFQRTFLHPFLLNFDTPSREIAQCSRTPSNTPLQALTLLNDPTFVEAAKILAQRLIKEGGKSSKEKITWLYLNALSREADAEEIATLVSFYEQQLKFYQSSPEQAKSLLNVGNKKVAPHLNAAELAAWTQVARGVLNMHEFIVRR encoded by the coding sequence ATGCTTAAGAAAAATACACTTGTTATTGCCGTGCTGTCTTCGACGGCGATTTTCGCTGGCGACAAACTGCCTGAAAAAGTTTCCTTTAATGAACACATCCGTCCCATCTTTTCGAGTACTTGCTTCAATTGTCATGGGCCAGACGAACATGAAGCTAAAGCCCATTTACAGTTGCACAGTTTTGAAGCCGCTACTCAAGAACGGCATTATACCTCACGCTCAGGAAAGAAGAAATCTGCGTACCCCGCAATCATTCCGGGTAAACCTGACGAATCTATGGTTTGGGAGCGGATCATTTCAGATGATGAAGATGAAGTTATGCCTCCTGCAGACTTTCATCATACTTTAACTGATCGTGACAAAGCATTGGTGAAAAAATGGATTGAGCAGGGCGCAGAATATCAAGATCATTGGGCCTATGAAGCTGTGGAAAAGACAGAAGGCGAAATTGAGCCATCTCATATAGATAAATTAGTTGTCAAAAAGATCCATGAAAAAGGTTTTGCCAAGCGCAATGAAATGGATGAGAAAAACGTCCTTATCCGTCGTTTGAGTCTCGATTTGCGTGGGATGCTTCCGACTGTTGCAGAATTAAAAGCTTTTGAAAATGATCAATCAGCTAATGCATGGGGAAAATTAGTTGAGAGTTTTTTAGCCTCATCAGCTTATGGTGAACGTTTAGCTGTTCACTGGTTTGATTTAGTGCGCTACTCGAATTCAGTGGGTTTTCATGGTGACCAAGAACTTAAATCCGCACCCTATCGCGACTATGTGATCAAAGCTTTAAACGATAATATGCCTTACGATCAATTTACTCGTGAACAATTAGCAGGTGATTTACTGCCCAATCCCAGTCAAGATCAATTAATTGCCTCAGCTTATAATCGCCTCAATAAAGTCACAAAAGAAGGAGGTGCACAAGCAGGTGAATATCTTGCGAAGTACGCAGCAGATCGCGTCAGTAATTTATCCGCTGTTTGGTTGGGCTCAACTTTAGAATGTGCGGAATGCCATAACCATAAATACGATCCTTTTACGGCTAAAGATTTTTATACCATGTCAGCCTTTTTCGCTGATATTAAGCAAGAGGGTGTCTATTCGGGAGGGAATAACAATAAGTTTAAACCCGAAATCATACTTTTTAATGGTGAGGATGAGGGTAATTACAAGAAAGCTTTAGCTCAGCTTAAAAAGTTCAAAAAGAAGTCGCCAGAATATAAGAAACAGGAAAAGCTAGTAAAAGAACTTAAAGCTAAGGGGACTGTTTGTGTTATTACCGAAAGACAGAAGCCTCGTGTCACACGTGTCTTTCCAAGAGGTAATTGGATGGATACTTCAGGTGAGGTTGTTCAGCCCGCCGTACCACACTTCTTAAAGCAGATTGATAAGGAAGGCCGTGCGAATCGTTTGGATTTAGCAAATTGGCTCTGTTCTGATGCGAACCCCATGGCAGCACGAGCTTTTGTGAATCGCATTTGGGAACTTTACTTTGGCCGAGGTATTTCTGGCAATACCCATGACTTGGGCTCGCAGGGCGAATTCCCAGATAACCCCGAATTATTAGATTACTTAGCGAGTCACTTTGCCAAAGATTGGGATATTAAGAAAGTGATTAAAGCAATTGTCATGAGTGAGACTTATAGCTTAAGTACCAAAAGTTCTGAACAAATGAAAGAGCAAGACCCCTATAATCGCTACTTAGCGCGACAGTCTATCTTGCGATTGGATGCAGAGTTTATTCGTGATTCTAGCTTACAAATCAGTGGTTTATTGAATACGAAAATAGGGGGGCGTAACATTATGCCATACCAACCCCAAGGTTATTATTCCTCTATGAATCACAATCCTTTTAGGTACAAAGCTGAAAAAGGGGAAGAGCAGTATAGAAAAGCCGTTTACATGCATTTTCAGAGAACCTTTCTTCATCCTTTTCTCTTAAATTTTGATACGCCTAGTCGTGAGATTGCCCAGTGTTCGAGAACTCCTTCAAACACGCCACTTCAAGCTTTAACACTCCTCAATGATCCTACTTTTGTGGAAGCCGCAAAAATATTAGCTCAACGATTAATTAAAGAAGGTGGCAAGAGTTCAAAAGAAAAAATCACGTGGCTTTACCTTAATGCCTTGAGTCGTGAGGCTGATGCAGAGGAAATCGCCACTTTAGTCAGCTTCTATGAGCAACAGCTGAAGTTTTATCAATCGAGCCCTGAACAAGCTAAGAGTCTTTTAAATGTAGGCAACAAAAAAGTAGCGCCTCATTTAAATGCGGCGGAATTGGCTGCTTGGACTCAAGTAGCTCGCGGAGTTTTAAATATGCACGAATTTATTGTAAGGAGATAA
- a CDS encoding sigma-70 family RNA polymerase sigma factor translates to MDNDSQERFVILLGQVQPDLRRYIYSLCHNTGDTEDIFQETSLALWRKFDSYDKSQPFLNWAFRFAYFEVMKFREKAKKRQILSEETLKLLSEECQKDQDIKKDHERFLSGCVAKLDDKEKKLVKMRYSQKMTVVKINQYFGETGKKIYRALERIRFKLYACIDKHLETEGLK, encoded by the coding sequence ATGGATAATGATAGTCAAGAGAGATTTGTTATACTGCTCGGCCAGGTACAGCCCGACTTGAGGCGGTATATCTATTCACTCTGCCATAATACGGGGGATACGGAAGATATTTTTCAAGAAACCTCATTAGCTCTATGGCGAAAGTTTGATAGCTATGACAAATCTCAGCCTTTTCTCAATTGGGCCTTTCGTTTTGCCTATTTTGAAGTGATGAAATTTAGAGAAAAGGCAAAAAAACGACAGATTTTATCCGAAGAAACTCTTAAGCTCTTGTCAGAAGAATGTCAGAAAGATCAAGATATCAAAAAAGATCACGAACGCTTTTTGAGTGGCTGTGTGGCTAAACTAGATGACAAAGAAAAAAAGCTCGTCAAAATGCGCTATTCGCAAAAAATGACTGTGGTCAAAATAAATCAGTACTTTGGAGAAACGGGTAAGAAGATTTACCGAGCTTTAGAAAGAATCCGTTTTAAACTTTATGCCTGTATTGATAAGCATCTTGAAACAGAGGGCTTAAAATGA